One Lysobacter enzymogenes DNA segment encodes these proteins:
- a CDS encoding ADP-ribosylglycohydrolase family protein, which produces MLLELAIGDAYGAGFEYAADRIVRERNDGAHYVRHPRHAIEPGCYTDDTQMSLAIAEALAEGDPWTRESLAERFVAAFKRDPREGYASRFHGLLTEVRDGADLLARIVPDSAKSGAAMRAPPIGALADTAEVVRRAELQARITHDTPDGVAAAVAAALCTHYFVHRRGAKDGLAGYLAAHVPGPWREPWRGKVGALGMDSVHAAVAAVLAHSRMSELLRACIAYTGDVDTVATIALAAGACSEEIAQDLPASLYDGLENGRYGREYLIALDARLMALATR; this is translated from the coding sequence ATGCTGCTGGAACTGGCCATCGGCGACGCCTACGGCGCCGGTTTCGAATACGCCGCCGACCGGATCGTGCGCGAGCGCAACGACGGCGCGCACTACGTCCGCCACCCGCGCCACGCGATCGAACCGGGCTGCTACACCGACGACACCCAGATGAGCCTGGCCATCGCCGAGGCCTTGGCCGAGGGCGATCCGTGGACTCGCGAATCGCTGGCCGAGCGTTTCGTCGCGGCGTTCAAGCGCGATCCGCGCGAGGGTTACGCCAGCCGCTTCCATGGCCTGCTGACCGAAGTGCGCGACGGCGCCGACCTGCTCGCGCGGATCGTGCCCGACAGCGCCAAGAGCGGCGCGGCGATGCGCGCGCCGCCGATCGGCGCGCTCGCCGACACCGCCGAGGTCGTGCGCCGCGCCGAACTGCAGGCGCGCATCACCCACGACACGCCCGACGGCGTCGCCGCCGCGGTCGCCGCGGCCCTGTGCACGCATTACTTCGTCCATCGCCGCGGCGCCAAGGACGGCTTGGCCGGGTATCTCGCCGCGCACGTGCCCGGTCCGTGGCGCGAGCCATGGCGCGGCAAGGTCGGCGCGCTCGGCATGGACAGCGTGCACGCGGCGGTCGCCGCGGTGCTCGCCCATTCGCGCATGAGCGAACTGCTGCGCGCCTGCATCGCCTACACCGGCGACGTCGACACCGTCGCCACCATCGCGCTCGCGGCGGGCGCGTGCAGCGAAGAGATCGCGCAGGACTTGCCGGCTTCGCTGTACGACGGACTAGAGAACGGACGCTACGGCCGCGAGTATCTGATTGCGTTGGATGCGCGGCTGATGGCGCTGGCGACGCGATAA
- a CDS encoding serine/threonine-protein kinase, with the protein MDAERWLRLSPLLDALLELEPDARAERLRELGADDPSLAAELTELIGLEDGHEDFLSEPLVTPQQSGMRPGVEVGSYRLESLLGEGGMGQVWLASRADGLYQRRVALKLLRPGLTDTNLRTRFTRERQILARLAHPYIARLLDAGVTRDGLPYLALEYVEGEPITDYCRNQRTPLDKRLRMFQQICDAVSHAHANLIVHRDLKPSNILVTPAGDVRLLDFGIAKLLDSNDVPLPEQTRTGARAFTLHYAAPEQVRGEPVTTMTDVYSLGVVLYELLTDSKPYKLKRQTDAEWEEAILAADPLRPSQAVLRYADANDPDLDPGSLRRLGRQLAGDLDNIVLKTLAKRPEQRYPSVEALSLDLQRFESGRPVLARAQSVRYRINKYVARHRWALATAALVAVVLSASLGVVAWQAREAVVEAARAQAMQDFMVGLFESARGTPEGEALDLRGLLDASVARGNRELARQPRARAELFGVIARMRISLGDYNEARGLLQRQSQLIAATDDIPDSLRLESLTQRGKVLRLLAQPRDCAALMQPALDLARREQAQLPLQASEFYSELGRCRRANGERQGARQLFERSLAIRREMRENTDVGEVENLMDLAGLQADAGQDREALLGFEQARRKLQQSVGDRHPLQVEIGRNLAVLRRGLGRLDDAERDASEALAIALEVNGAQHPATLEVRRQLAALHIDQGQFVLAQKDLELIRNLLAQRLGPEHADLIGVHGALGVVAWERGDLARALAELERALQIARRHPQAGRLAELMTEQALVLHEAGRDAQARELLEQVRRLRIRQDGAQAGTVGESERLLGEIDLALDARAAALPRLQRARALTRAAYGERDPRARAAELSLSRAQAATGDAAALAHLDALAELPINDEALRKLGWRAQAYAAQLRCAGPQRGQARARLDGLLRSIGEARPDGSEVLREVQAIRQTCAG; encoded by the coding sequence ATGGACGCCGAACGCTGGTTGCGACTTTCGCCGCTGCTCGATGCATTGCTCGAGTTGGAACCGGATGCGCGCGCCGAACGTCTTCGCGAGTTGGGCGCGGACGATCCGTCGCTGGCGGCGGAGTTGACCGAGCTCATCGGCCTGGAAGACGGCCACGAGGACTTCCTGTCCGAACCGCTGGTGACGCCGCAGCAGTCGGGCATGCGCCCGGGCGTGGAGGTCGGCAGCTATCGCCTGGAAAGCCTGCTCGGCGAAGGCGGCATGGGCCAGGTCTGGCTGGCCTCGCGCGCCGACGGCCTGTACCAGCGCCGGGTCGCGCTGAAGCTGCTGCGCCCGGGCCTGACCGACACCAACCTGCGCACCCGCTTCACCCGCGAGCGGCAGATCCTCGCGCGTTTGGCGCATCCCTACATCGCCCGCCTGCTCGACGCCGGCGTGACCCGCGACGGCCTGCCGTACCTGGCGCTGGAATACGTCGAAGGCGAGCCGATCACCGACTACTGCCGCAACCAGCGCACGCCGCTGGACAAGCGCCTGCGCATGTTCCAGCAGATCTGCGACGCGGTCAGCCACGCCCACGCGAACCTGATCGTCCACCGCGACCTCAAGCCGTCCAACATCCTGGTGACGCCGGCCGGCGACGTGCGCCTGCTCGACTTCGGCATCGCCAAGCTGCTCGACAGCAACGACGTGCCGCTGCCCGAGCAGACCCGCACCGGCGCGCGCGCCTTCACCCTGCACTACGCCGCGCCCGAGCAGGTGCGCGGCGAGCCGGTCACCACCATGACCGACGTCTACTCGCTCGGCGTGGTGCTGTACGAACTGCTCACCGATTCCAAGCCGTACAAGCTCAAGCGCCAGACCGACGCGGAATGGGAAGAGGCGATCCTCGCCGCCGATCCGTTGCGGCCCTCGCAGGCGGTGCTGCGCTACGCCGACGCCAACGATCCCGACCTCGATCCGGGCTCGCTGCGCCGGCTCGGCCGGCAGCTCGCCGGCGATCTCGACAACATCGTGCTCAAGACCCTGGCCAAACGCCCGGAGCAGCGCTATCCCTCGGTGGAAGCGCTGTCGCTGGACCTGCAGCGCTTCGAATCCGGCCGGCCGGTGCTGGCGCGCGCGCAGAGCGTGCGCTACCGGATCAACAAGTACGTGGCGCGCCACCGCTGGGCGCTGGCGACCGCGGCGCTGGTGGCGGTGGTGCTCAGCGCCTCGCTCGGCGTGGTCGCGTGGCAGGCGCGCGAGGCGGTGGTCGAAGCGGCGCGCGCGCAGGCGATGCAGGACTTCATGGTCGGCCTGTTCGAAAGCGCGCGCGGCACGCCCGAGGGCGAGGCGCTGGACCTGCGCGGCCTGCTCGACGCCTCGGTCGCGCGCGGCAACCGCGAACTGGCGCGGCAGCCGCGCGCGCGCGCCGAACTGTTCGGGGTGATCGCGCGCATGCGCATCAGCCTGGGCGACTACAACGAGGCGCGCGGGCTGCTGCAACGCCAATCGCAGCTGATCGCCGCCACCGACGACATCCCCGACAGCCTGCGCCTGGAATCGCTGACTCAGCGCGGCAAGGTGCTGCGCCTGCTGGCGCAGCCGCGCGACTGCGCCGCGCTGATGCAGCCCGCGCTCGACCTGGCCCGGCGCGAACAGGCGCAGCTGCCGCTGCAGGCCAGCGAGTTCTATTCCGAACTCGGCCGCTGCCGCCGCGCCAACGGCGAACGCCAGGGCGCGCGCCAGTTGTTCGAGCGCTCGCTGGCGATCCGCCGCGAGATGCGCGAGAACACCGACGTGGGCGAAGTCGAAAACCTGATGGACCTGGCCGGCCTGCAGGCCGATGCCGGCCAGGACCGCGAGGCGCTGCTGGGTTTCGAACAGGCGCGGCGCAAGCTGCAGCAAAGCGTCGGCGACCGCCATCCGCTGCAGGTCGAGATCGGCCGCAATCTGGCGGTGCTGCGGCGCGGCCTGGGCCGGCTCGACGATGCCGAGCGCGACGCCAGCGAAGCCTTGGCGATCGCGCTGGAAGTCAACGGCGCGCAGCACCCGGCGACCCTGGAGGTGCGCCGGCAACTGGCGGCGCTGCACATCGACCAAGGCCAGTTCGTGCTAGCGCAGAAGGACCTGGAGCTGATCCGCAACCTGCTGGCCCAGCGCCTGGGTCCGGAGCACGCCGACCTCATCGGCGTGCACGGCGCGCTCGGCGTGGTCGCGTGGGAGCGCGGCGACCTCGCGCGGGCGCTGGCCGAACTCGAACGCGCGCTGCAGATCGCGCGCCGCCATCCGCAGGCCGGCCGCCTGGCCGAGCTGATGACCGAACAGGCCCTGGTGCTGCACGAGGCCGGCCGCGACGCGCAAGCGCGCGAACTGCTGGAGCAGGTGCGGCGCCTGCGCATCCGCCAGGACGGCGCGCAGGCCGGCACGGTCGGCGAGAGCGAGCGCCTGCTCGGCGAGATCGACCTCGCCCTCGACGCGCGCGCGGCCGCGCTGCCGCGCCTGCAACGCGCGCGCGCGCTGACCCGCGCGGCCTACGGCGAGCGCGACCCGCGCGCGCGCGCCGCCGAGCTGTCGCTGTCGCGCGCCCAGGCCGCCACCGGCGACGCCGCCGCGCTGGCGCACCTGGACGCGCTGGCGGAACTGCCGATCAACGACGAAGCCCTGCGCAAGCTCGGCTGGCGCGCCCAGGCCTACGCCGCGCAACTGCGCTGCGCCGGCCCGCAACGCGGCCAGGCGCGCGCGCGCCTCGACGGCCTGTTGCGCAGCATCGGCGAAGCGCGGCCGGACGGCAGCGAAGTGTTGCGCGAAGTGCAGGCGATCCGCCAGACCTGCGCCGGCTGA
- a CDS encoding ECF-type sigma factor — MAESADITILLDAAREGDRGALDRVLATLYQELHTMARRQLAGQHGQTLDATALVHEAYLKLVGRREAQFDDRAHFFAYAASAMRSVVVDYARQRLAQKRGGDLHRVTELPDDVEGGLRLDEDTLGLDSALTKLAAVDQRLAQVVELRYFAGLSELEIAALLQRSERSIRRDWQKARLFLLASLQDEPGR; from the coding sequence ATGGCCGAAAGCGCTGACATCACGATCCTGCTGGACGCCGCCCGCGAGGGCGATCGCGGCGCGCTCGACCGCGTGCTCGCCACGCTGTACCAGGAACTGCACACGATGGCGCGGCGCCAGCTCGCCGGCCAGCACGGCCAGACCCTGGACGCCACCGCGCTGGTGCACGAGGCCTACCTCAAGCTGGTCGGCCGGCGCGAAGCGCAGTTCGACGATCGCGCGCACTTCTTCGCCTACGCCGCCTCCGCGATGCGCAGCGTGGTGGTCGACTACGCGCGCCAGCGCCTGGCGCAGAAGCGCGGCGGCGACCTGCACCGCGTCACCGAACTGCCCGACGATGTCGAAGGCGGCCTGCGCCTGGACGAGGACACCCTCGGCCTGGATTCGGCCCTGACCAAGCTCGCCGCGGTCGACCAGCGCCTGGCCCAGGTGGTGGAACTGCGCTATTTCGCCGGCCTGTCGGAACTGGAAATCGCCGCGCTGCTGCAACGTTCCGAGCGCAGCATCCGCCGCGACTGGCAGAAGGCGCGGCTGTTCCTGCTGGCGTCGCTGCAGGACGAACCCGGCCGCTGA
- a CDS encoding DinB family protein, whose translation MNLLAHARLMADYNRWMNQRVYAAAARLPAEAVAQDRGAFFGSILGTLNHLMTADRIWLRRFAEHPARYAALEPLRAQPAPTDLRAIAYDTLPALRAAREELDARIVDWIGETAEADLDQALVYANTRGVVSRRRFGLLLLHFFNHQTHHRGQVTTLLTQAGEDVGGTDLLELIPTLMADADGD comes from the coding sequence ATGAATCTGCTAGCCCACGCCCGCCTGATGGCCGACTACAACCGCTGGATGAACCAGCGCGTCTACGCCGCCGCCGCGCGACTGCCGGCCGAGGCGGTCGCGCAGGACCGCGGCGCGTTCTTCGGCTCGATCCTGGGCACGCTCAACCACTTGATGACAGCCGATCGGATCTGGCTGCGCCGCTTCGCCGAGCATCCCGCGCGCTACGCCGCGCTGGAACCGCTGCGCGCGCAGCCGGCCCCGACCGACTTGCGCGCGATCGCGTACGACACGCTGCCGGCGCTGCGCGCCGCGCGCGAGGAACTCGATGCGCGGATCGTGGACTGGATCGGCGAAACCGCCGAAGCCGATCTCGACCAGGCCTTGGTCTACGCCAACACCCGCGGCGTGGTCTCGCGACGGCGCTTCGGTTTGTTGCTGCTGCATTTCTTCAATCACCAGACCCACCATCGCGGCCAGGTCACCACGCTGCTGACCCAGGCCGGCGAGGATGTCGGCGGCACCGATCTGCTGGAACTGATTCCGACGCTGATGGCGGACGCGGACGGCGACTGA